Genomic DNA from Acidobacteriota bacterium:
AGAAGCTGACGAGCGGCCTTCCATCGCGCACCGGCCGCATCGGGCTCACCGTCTTCCCGAAGGATCCGCGCACGCTCTACGCCGTCGTGGAGAGCGACTCCGGGGGGAACGGCCTCGACGACGATCACTCGCGCAGCGGCGGCCTCTTCCGCTCCGACGATCGGGGCGAGACGTGGCGGCGCGTCAACGATCTGAACTTCCGCCCCTTCTACTTCTCGCGCATCGCGGTGGACCCGAACGACGAGAAGCGCGTCTACATGCCGGGGTGGGATCTCGCGATCTCGGACGACGCGGGAAAGACCTTCCGGCGCTCGGGGAGCGAGAACGTCCACGTCGACTTCCACGCCATCGTCGTGAACCCGGTCGACTCGAGCCAGATTCTCGTCGGCAACGACGGCGGCATCTACCTCTCGCACGACCGGGCCGCGACGTGGGACCATCTCGTCAACGTCGCCGCCGGCCAGTTCTACCGCGTGGCCGTGGACATGAGCGACCCCTACCGCGTCGCGGGCGGGCTCCAGGACAACGGCTCGTGGATGGGCCCGTCGCAGACTCTCATGCTCACCGAGGACTCGAACCGCGACGGCATCCTGAACTCGGACTGGGAGATGGTCTACGGGAGCGACGGCTTCACCGTCGCCTTCGATCCGACCGATCGCAACGTCGTCTACGCCACGGGCCAGGGGGCCGACATCGCGAGGGTCCGCCTCGACAACAAAGTCATGCGCCAGCTCCAGCCAAGCCCCCGCGAAGGGCAGGAGCGCTACCGGTTCAACTGGAACGCGCCGTTCTTCGTCTCGCCGCACGATCCGAGCGTCCTGTACCTCGGCGGCAACAAGGTCTTCAAGCTGACGCAGCGCGGCGACCTCTGGGCCGAGATCAGCGGCGACCTCTCGAGGAACGAGACGGACAAGAAGGCGACGGTCGGTTCGGCCGCCGAGACGCACGGCACGGTGGTCTCCCTGGCGGAATCGACGCTTCAGAAGGGGTGGCTCTGGGCCGGGACCGACGACGGGCGCGTGCACGTCACCGAGGACGACGGCAAGCAGTGGACGGAGGTGACCCCCGCCGCGGTGGGGGGCCTCTACGTCTCGCGCATCGCCCCCTCGCGGCACGACGCGCGCACGGCATACCTCGCGGTGGACGGCCACAGGAGCGACAACGTCAAGCCGCTCGTCCTCATGACGGCCGATCTCGGGAAGAGCTGGACGGACATCACGGGCGATCTCCCCGCGGGCGGCCCGGTTCAAGTCATCTCCGAGGACCTCGCGAGCCGCGACGTCCTCTACGCCGGCACCGAGTTCGGCCTCTACGTCACGCTCACGCGCGGGAAGGCCTGGGTGAAGCTGAACGGAACGTCGCTCCCCCCCGCTCCCGTGGACGACGTCGTGATGCACCCGCGCGAGAAGGACCTCGTCGCGGCGACGCACGGCCGCAGCATCTACATCCTCGACGACGCCTCGATGTTCGGCCAGCTCACGCAGGAGGTGCGCAACAGGCCGGTCGCCCTCCTCGCGCCGCGCGACGCGAAGCCGAGGCTCTACTCGTTCCGCGACTACGGCGCGGGGCACGCGATCTTCCGCGCGAAGAATCCGGCGATGGGCGCGGCGATCAACTACTGGCTCCGTGACGGCGTCGGCGAGTCGGTCTCCCTCACGATCACCGACCCCTCGGGAGCCGTGATCCGCAAGCTCGACGGGCCCGGCTACCGCGGCCTCAACCGCGTCGTGTGGGACCTCCAGGCCGATCGCAAGCACCTCTTCAAGCTCTCCGACGAGAACGCGCTCGGCCAGACCCAGTTCGTCCCCGCGGGGGACTACAAGATCTCGATCAAGGCGGGGGATGCGACCTCGGAGACGACCGTCAAGGTGCTCGAGGGGCCGGGAGCGCCGAAGCCCTAGGTGAGGAGATCGCCATGCCCGTGCTGAAGTCCGCGTGCCCGCTCGACTGCCCCGATGCGTGCAGCCTCGACGTGAAGGTCGAGAACGGGCGCGTCGTCACGATCGACGGCAACAGCGACAACCCGATCACGGACGGCTACATCTGCCAGAAGGTCCGGGGGTTCGCGGACCACCTCTACGGCCCGCAGAGAATCCTCCACCCGGCCGTGAGGCGCGGCGCGAAGGGAGACGGGACCTTCGAGCGCGTCTCGTGGGACGAGGCGCTGGGGCTCGTGGCCGATCGCCTTCTCCGGGCGCAGCGCGAGCAGGGCGGCGAGTCGATCCTCCCCTACTGCTACGGCGGCTCGAACGGCTTCCTGTCGCAGGACGCCACGGATCTCAGGCTCTTCCGACGGCTCGGCGCGTCGCGCCTGGCGCGGACCGTCTGCGCCGCCCCGTCGAAGGCGGCGGCCGCGGGGCTCTACGGAAAGATGGCCGGCGTCGCGATCGAGGACTACGGGAAGGCGAAGCTGGTCGTCCTGTGGGGGTTCAACCCGCAGGCGTCGGGGATTCACCTGATCCCGCACATCCAGGCGGCGACGCGGAAAGGGGCGACGCTCGTCGTCATCGACCCGCGGCGCACGCGCCTCGCCGCCCGCGCCGACATGCACCTCGCCGTCCGTCCCGGGAGCGATCTCGCCGTCGCCCTCAGCCTCATCCACTGGCTCTTCTCGGCCGGGCGCGCCGCGACCGACTTTCTGGCGCGGCACGCCACCGGCGTCGAGGAGCTCAGGCGCCGCGCCGAAGGATGGACCTTCGAGCGCGCGGCGTCCCTCGCCGGAGTCGAGGCCTCCGCGCTCGAGCGCTTCGCGAGCCTCTACGCCGACGCCTCCCCCGCCGTGATCCGCGCGGGGTGGGGGCCGGAGAGGAACCGGAACGGCGGCTCCGCTCTCGCCTCGATCCTCGCGCTTCCGGCCGTCGCCGGGAAGTTCGGCGTCCGCGGGGGGGGCTACACGATGAGCAACTCGGGGATCTGGGCGATCGATTCCGAGGCGGCGGTCAACGAGCCCCCCGTCGCGACGCGCGAGATCAACATGAACCTCCTCGGCGAGACGCTCCTGCACGAGCGGAAGCCCCCCGTCGCCTGCCTCTTCGTCTACAACTCGAACGCCCTCATGACGTCGCCGGCGCAGGAGAAGATCCGCGCGGGGCTCTCGCGCGAGGATCTCTTCACCGTCGTCTTCGACCAGGTGTTGACGGACACGGCGCGCTACGCCGACGTCATCCTCCCCGCGCCGTCGTTCCTCGAGAGGCACGAGGTCTCGCGGGGGTACGGCTCGATGGTCCTGCAGGAGTCGAGAGCGGTCATCGAGCCTGTCGGCGAGTCACGCCCGAACCACGAGGTCTTCGCCGCGCTCTGCCGCCTCACCGGCGTCTCGAAGGCCGGGGATCCCGAGACCGGCGACGAGATCCGCGACGCGGCGCTCGGCGCCGGCCCCGACTCGGCGAGGTGGAAGCGGGATCTCGAGGAGAGGCGGATCACCGCGCCGTCCGAAGGGGGAACGCCGATCCAGTTCGTTGACGTCTTCCCGCGCACGCCGGACCTCAAGGTTCATCTCTTCCCCGCCGACCTCGACGCGCAGGCGCCGAAGGGGCTCTACGGCTTCCAGGAGGATCCGGCGACCGCGGAGTTTCCGCTCGCGCTCATCTCTCCCGCGACGGAGCGCACGATCAACTCGAGCCTCGGACAGCTCCATCTCGAGCAGGTGCCGATCGAGATGAACCCGGCCGACGCGAAGGCGCGCGGCGTGAAGGACGGCGACGCCGTGCGCGCGCACAACTCCTTCGGCGAGGTCCGGTGCCTCGCGCGGATCAACCCGGAGATCCCCGAAGGCGTCGTCTCGCTCGCGAAGGGGATCTGGAGCCACAACACGCTGAACGGGCGCACCGCGAACGCCCTCGCCCCCGACACGCTGACCGACCTGGGCGCCGGCGCCTGCTTCAACGACGCGCGGGTGCAGGTCGAGGGGATCGCCGTCTCGAGCTGAGGTGCCGATGCCGTCTCTCGCCGGGCATCACGATTTCGCGGTCCTCGAGGCCCGGCTCGCGGAGCTGATCCGCGAGGTGAAGGCGCGGGATCCCGCCGGCCCCTTCGCCCCCGTCGCCGTCCTCGTCCCCAACGACGATCTGCGCGATCACGTCCAGATCGCGCTCGGGCGATCGCTCGGCGCGCTCCTCGCGGTTGACGTCATGACGCACGAGGTCTTCGCGCGGGAGGCGGCGCGCCGGGCCGGGGCGGCGATCCCGAGGCGCCTCTCGCCGCGGGTCCGCGAGGCGATCGCGGCCGAGGCGATCGCGGCCGCGGGCGGGGGCCTCGCCGCGTACGTCACTTCCCGACCCGGGAGCGCCGCGGCGATCCTGACGACCCTCAACGAGCTCCGCGAAGCGGGGGTCGACGCGGCGCGCGCGGCGGCCGTCGAGTCGCTGTCCCCCCGCGCGATCGATCTCCTGCGCGTTCACAAGGCCTATGCTGCGCGCCTCGACGAGCTCCTGCCGAGGGGGCTCTCCGACCGCGCCGGATCGCTCGGCGCCGCGCGGCCGCACGTCGCGGCGCACGCGAGGCGCTACCGCCTCGTCGTCCACTACGGCGCCTACGAACTGATCGGCGCAAACCTCGCGCTCATGCGGGAGATCGGGGAATCGGGAACGCCTCTCGTCTTCCTCCTTCCGTGGCATCCGACATCGCCCGCCTTCGAGCACGCGCGGCGCCGGCTCCCGCTCGCCCTCGGGGCGACAGTGACGCCGATCGAGCCGGCCTTTCAGAATTCAGACTCACGTGGGACGCGCGACGCGCGCCTCCTCGCGGCGCGGCTGCCCGCTCTCTACGACCACGAAGCCGCCCCCCCGGCGCTCCCGCCGGGGCCATCGATCGAGTACTTCCACGCGCAGGGCCCGGCCGCCGAGCTCGGCGAGGTCGCCCTCCGGATCCTCGCGCTGCACCGGGACGAAGGGGTTCCGCTCCAGCGGGTCGCCGTCATCGCACGGACGCTCGAACCGTACGCGCCGCTCCTCCGCCCGGCGTTCGGCGATCGGGGAGTCCCATTCACGACGGCCGCGACGGTCAGCGCGCTTCGCGAGCCGCACGCCCTCGCGGCGCTCCACCTCGTGCGCGCCGCCGCCGGCGACTTCGAGCGCCAACCGCTCCTCGATCTCTTCCGCAGCGGCCTCTGGAGGTGTTCCGAGCCCCGGGCGGCCGGGTCGGCGCACGCCTGGGAGAAGCTGAGCCGCATGTGCCGCGTCACTCGCGGGTTGCGCTCATGGACGCAGGATCTCCCCCGATGGATGGCACGATGGAAGGGCCCGGCGCCCGAACACGCCGACGACGCCGCGAAAGCCCTCGCCGCGGAAATCGCAGATCGATCCCGCTCGGAGGCAGCCTCGCTTGCCGCCGAGGTTCAGTCGATTGCCGACGCTTTCGATCTCGCTTCGCGCGCCGCGTCGTGGGCCGAATGGTCTGAACGCGTGCGGGAGACGCTCGTGGCGCGCCTCACAGGATTCGCAGAGGACGGGGGCGACGCGACGCCGGCCCCCGGAGTCGTCGCGATCCGGGGGGTCCTCGGCGAGATGAAGGATCTCGACGTCGCCGGCGCGACGTTCACCGTGACGTCGGCGCCGGCACGCTTCGAGCGCGCGATCCGCGAGGCGCGCGTGCCCGCTCCGGGAGTAACGGAGGGTGGAGTGAAGATCCTCGACGCGCTCCGCGCGCGCGGCCTCGCCTTCGACGCCGTTTTTCTCATCGGCTTCAACGGGGATATCGTCCCGCGCCGGACAGGCGAGGATCCCTTCCTCAGGGACGAGGACCGGCGCACGTTGGCCGAGTCGCTAGCCGCCCCCCTCACGATCCGGGGAGCGGCACGCGAGGAGGAGCACCTCCTTCTCGCGCACCTTCTCGGCGCCGCGCGCCGTAAACTCGTCGTCTCGTGGCAACGCGCCGACGCGAACGGAAGAGCCAAGGCCGTCAGCCTCGCCCTCCGCGAGATCGCGCGCGTCACCCTAGGCGGCCCGCGCCTCGAAGCGATTGAGGCCGTCGCGACGCGCGTCGGAGCGCACCCCCTCGACGCCGCGCGCGACGCCGCCGCGCGGTTCCGGATGCTGCCCACGCGCGAGGCGCGCCTCGGATCCGCGCTCTCCCTCCCGTCGCCGGCCCACGTGCGGCGAGCCGTCGCCGACTTCCCACCCGAGTCGGCGTCCGTCGCGGGAACGGAGGAGGCGCTCGCCGCCGGGCTCGAGATGCTCGACGCAATCGACGAGCTCGCCCCGGCCCGACTCGACTACGACGGCGCCGTGGGCGATGCCGCTCCGCCCCCCGACGTCTGGTCGCCGTCGCGTCTCGAGGCGCTCGGCGCCTGCCCGCAGCAGTATTTCTTCAGGTACCACCTTCGCGTCGAGGAGATGGGGGCGATAACGGAGCCGCACGAGCTCGACGCGCGCGAGATGGGGCTCGCCGTCCACGCCGTGCTCGCGGAGGTCTACTCGGCGCTCGAACGCGCGCCGGAGCTCTTCGGCCCCGGCGCGGATCCGGCGAAGGCGGCGTCGCGGGCGCTCGATCTCCTGCGCGCCGCTTGGCCGAAACACACCTCCGACATCGCCGAGAGGATGCATGCGCGCGTTCCGCTTCTCTGGAGCGAGACGTCGAAGCTCTGGAGAAACGCCCTGGAGACGTTTGTCCTCTTCGACGCGCCCTCGCTCGCGCGCGACGGCGGCGCGATCGTCGGCGTCGAGCGCGCGGTGAAGGTGCTCCTCCCCACGCCGAGCGGCGGACCGCGCGTCGAGATCCAGGGGCGCGTCGATCGCGCGACGCGCCGGGGCACCGGGGAGATCGTCGTTGCCGATTACAAGACCGGACGGAACCTGGAGCCGCTGGTCGAGATGCGCGACGTTCTGAAGGGTACTCGCCTCCAGATTGCGCTCTATGCCCTCGCCGCGGAATCAGAGGGCGCCGCCTTCGCCGATCGCGCGGAGGTGCGGGCGGAGGTGATCGGAATCGGTCCGGGGCACGCGGAAGGAATCGACGCGCCGGCGGCGGACGTCGCCGCTGGCTATCCCGCGCGGGCGCCTCTCGACCCCAAGAAATTCGCCGCGGGCCGCGCCGGGGTCCTTGAGACGATCGGCGTCCTGGCGCGCCTCGCGGCCTCCGGGAATTTCCCTCTCGATAAGAGCGATCGCTGCCGCTACTGCCCCTACACGCGGGCGTGCAGGAAATCGCACGCCCCGACGGTCGCGCGGCTCCGGGCCGCCCCCGGCGCGGCAGACTTCTACAGGCTCCGCGGCAAGAGCACGCAAAAGCCGCTCCTCGCCGACGTCGGCGACGCCGAGGAGGATTCGTGAGCCGGCGCGCGGCGACCGTCCTCGATCGGAACCTGGTCGTCACCGCGGGGGCGGGCACGGGAAAGACCGCGCTCCTCGTGGAGCGAACGCTGAATCTCTTGGCAGGTCCGTTGGCTCAGCCCGTCGATTCGCTCGCCCTGATCACCTTCACCGACAAGGCGGCTGCCGAGCTGCGCCAGCGTCTCGCGTCAGCCCTCGACGAGCTGCGCGCGCTCGGCGCCGCAGGAGAGCCGCTCCCCTCCGCCCCGGCCAAGCGGACCGAGGCTCAACGAGCGTGGGCTTGGCTTCGCGGCGAGGCGGGGGTAGCCGCGGCGTCGATCGATTCACGAGCGCGCGCCGCTCTTGCCGAGCTCGACGGCGCGACGGTCTCGACGATTCACGCATTCTGCACGGAGATCCTTAGGCGCCACCCGCGCGAGGCAGGGGTTGATCCCTCATTTCAGATCGACGAGGGCGCGTCGTCGGATCAGATCTTCGAAGAAGAATGGGAATCGTTCCTACTCGAAGAGCTCCGGATGGAAAGCCGGCGCGCCGATCTCTGGCGGAGGGCTCTCCTTCTTCCCGGAGCCCTCGACTCCGTCCGCTCCCTCGCCAGATCTCTCGCCTCGTTCGCGCTCCCAGCTATGCCGCTCGGCCCGCCCGTCCCCGCGCCGCTCCGCGACTTGTTCGGCGACGAAGCGGGCGCGATCCGCGATCGCGCCCTCCAATTCGTGGCGAAAGCGGCGCCGATGAACCGAAACATGAAGGACTTCCTCTCGGCGACGGCCGACCTGCTCAACGCCTTCCTGAAGCGCGGCCCCGAGGAGATGCGGCTGGTCACGTCGCCTCTCTCCCTCGACGACTATCTGAAGAAGAAGAAAATAGAGCCCGGAGCGAAGCTCGATCCGGCCGAGGCGGCCGAGGCGTCGGACATCAAGCGGCGCGGCGAGGCACTGGTCGCCCTGCTGGCGAGAATCGACGAACCGCGCGTCGCGCTCCTCCTCGAGGCGGCCGCGCCGCTCGCCGCGCGCGCTCGCGAACGTCTTCTCGCCACGGGGCTCGTGACGTACGATGCCCTCCTCCGGCTCGCGCGGAACCTCATCGCGGAAAACGTCCCCGTCCGACGCGCGCTTGCCGCGCGGTGGAGGACGATTCTCGTCGACGAGTTCCAGGACACGGACCCGCTCCAGTACGAGATTCTCTTTTTCCTGTGCGAGGAGGAGTCAACAGCGGCACGCGACGCGTACGCGGCGCGCCTCGCCCCTGGCCGTCTTTTCATCGTCGGCGATCCGAAGCAGTCGATTTACCGCTTCCGCGGAGCGGACATCGAGGCATTCCAGCGCGCCGTGGGACGCGTGATTGAGTGCGGCGGCGAACGGCTCTCGCTTTCCGTCTCGTACCGAAGCCCGGCCGCGATCCTGGATCCCGTCAACCGGATTTTCTCGGAGTGGATCGGCCCACGGGCGGGCGGCGAGGAAGCGTACGAGCCGGAGTACGAGCCGATCGAGTCGGCCCGCGAAGACGAGACGGCCGGCGGCGATCCCTGCGTTGAGATCTGGTCGGTTCCTGTGGAGGGGAGCGCCGATGACCGGCGCCGCGGGGAGGCGCAGGCGATCGCCTCCTGGATCTCGGCGGCCGCGGGGAAGAAAGCGGCCACGGGCACTCCGCTCCGTTTCCGGGACATTGCCATTCTCTTCCGCGCGCTGACACCGGCCCCGCTGTACACGCAGGCTATGCGGAACGCGGGGATTCCGTTCGTGGTCGAAGGCGGTCGCGATTTC
This window encodes:
- a CDS encoding glycosyl hydrolase: MIDSRSRRSPLPRLAIAALVLAVGAGLVPAAEKKPAATAAATPPAPSGSPVADRGFTADDVKGLAWRSIGPANMGGRVSAIALIPGSLKSFYVGYAIGGVFKTENMGVTFTPVFDKYPAFSIGALAVADAPADWPGWADEKAPADANKDVADRGKGKIVWVGTGEGNGRNSSSWGGGVYRSTDAGATFKYLGLAETQDIPRIAVDPRNPDILYVAALGRLWGANPERGVYKTSDGGKSWQQILKVDDRVGACDVVLDPKSPDTVYAGLYARRRTAWSFSGLGEAGGIFRSDDAGKSFKKLTSGLPSRTGRIGLTVFPKDPRTLYAVVESDSGGNGLDDDHSRSGGLFRSDDRGETWRRVNDLNFRPFYFSRIAVDPNDEKRVYMPGWDLAISDDAGKTFRRSGSENVHVDFHAIVVNPVDSSQILVGNDGGIYLSHDRAATWDHLVNVAAGQFYRVAVDMSDPYRVAGGLQDNGSWMGPSQTLMLTEDSNRDGILNSDWEMVYGSDGFTVAFDPTDRNVVYATGQGADIARVRLDNKVMRQLQPSPREGQERYRFNWNAPFFVSPHDPSVLYLGGNKVFKLTQRGDLWAEISGDLSRNETDKKATVGSAAETHGTVVSLAESTLQKGWLWAGTDDGRVHVTEDDGKQWTEVTPAAVGGLYVSRIAPSRHDARTAYLAVDGHRSDNVKPLVLMTADLGKSWTDITGDLPAGGPVQVISEDLASRDVLYAGTEFGLYVTLTRGKAWVKLNGTSLPPAPVDDVVMHPREKDLVAATHGRSIYILDDASMFGQLTQEVRNRPVALLAPRDAKPRLYSFRDYGAGHAIFRAKNPAMGAAINYWLRDGVGESVSLTITDPSGAVIRKLDGPGYRGLNRVVWDLQADRKHLFKLSDENALGQTQFVPAGDYKISIKAGDATSETTVKVLEGPGAPKP
- a CDS encoding molybdopterin-dependent oxidoreductase — translated: MPVLKSACPLDCPDACSLDVKVENGRVVTIDGNSDNPITDGYICQKVRGFADHLYGPQRILHPAVRRGAKGDGTFERVSWDEALGLVADRLLRAQREQGGESILPYCYGGSNGFLSQDATDLRLFRRLGASRLARTVCAAPSKAAAAGLYGKMAGVAIEDYGKAKLVVLWGFNPQASGIHLIPHIQAATRKGATLVVIDPRRTRLAARADMHLAVRPGSDLAVALSLIHWLFSAGRAATDFLARHATGVEELRRRAEGWTFERAASLAGVEASALERFASLYADASPAVIRAGWGPERNRNGGSALASILALPAVAGKFGVRGGGYTMSNSGIWAIDSEAAVNEPPVATREINMNLLGETLLHERKPPVACLFVYNSNALMTSPAQEKIRAGLSREDLFTVVFDQVLTDTARYADVILPAPSFLERHEVSRGYGSMVLQESRAVIEPVGESRPNHEVFAALCRLTGVSKAGDPETGDEIRDAALGAGPDSARWKRDLEERRITAPSEGGTPIQFVDVFPRTPDLKVHLFPADLDAQAPKGLYGFQEDPATAEFPLALISPATERTINSSLGQLHLEQVPIEMNPADAKARGVKDGDAVRAHNSFGEVRCLARINPEIPEGVVSLAKGIWSHNTLNGRTANALAPDTLTDLGAGACFNDARVQVEGIAVSS
- a CDS encoding PD-(D/E)XK nuclease family protein — translated: MPSLAGHHDFAVLEARLAELIREVKARDPAGPFAPVAVLVPNDDLRDHVQIALGRSLGALLAVDVMTHEVFAREAARRAGAAIPRRLSPRVREAIAAEAIAAAGGGLAAYVTSRPGSAAAILTTLNELREAGVDAARAAAVESLSPRAIDLLRVHKAYAARLDELLPRGLSDRAGSLGAARPHVAAHARRYRLVVHYGAYELIGANLALMREIGESGTPLVFLLPWHPTSPAFEHARRRLPLALGATVTPIEPAFQNSDSRGTRDARLLAARLPALYDHEAAPPALPPGPSIEYFHAQGPAAELGEVALRILALHRDEGVPLQRVAVIARTLEPYAPLLRPAFGDRGVPFTTAATVSALREPHALAALHLVRAAAGDFERQPLLDLFRSGLWRCSEPRAAGSAHAWEKLSRMCRVTRGLRSWTQDLPRWMARWKGPAPEHADDAAKALAAEIADRSRSEAASLAAEVQSIADAFDLASRAASWAEWSERVRETLVARLTGFAEDGGDATPAPGVVAIRGVLGEMKDLDVAGATFTVTSAPARFERAIREARVPAPGVTEGGVKILDALRARGLAFDAVFLIGFNGDIVPRRTGEDPFLRDEDRRTLAESLAAPLTIRGAAREEEHLLLAHLLGAARRKLVVSWQRADANGRAKAVSLALREIARVTLGGPRLEAIEAVATRVGAHPLDAARDAAARFRMLPTREARLGSALSLPSPAHVRRAVADFPPESASVAGTEEALAAGLEMLDAIDELAPARLDYDGAVGDAAPPPDVWSPSRLEALGACPQQYFFRYHLRVEEMGAITEPHELDAREMGLAVHAVLAEVYSALERAPELFGPGADPAKAASRALDLLRAAWPKHTSDIAERMHARVPLLWSETSKLWRNALETFVLFDAPSLARDGGAIVGVERAVKVLLPTPSGGPRVEIQGRVDRATRRGTGEIVVADYKTGRNLEPLVEMRDVLKGTRLQIALYALAAESEGAAFADRAEVRAEVIGIGPGHAEGIDAPAADVAAGYPARAPLDPKKFAAGRAGVLETIGVLARLAASGNFPLDKSDRCRYCPYTRACRKSHAPTVARLRAAPGAADFYRLRGKSTQKPLLADVGDAEEDS
- a CDS encoding UvrD-helicase domain-containing protein, producing MSRRAATVLDRNLVVTAGAGTGKTALLVERTLNLLAGPLAQPVDSLALITFTDKAAAELRQRLASALDELRALGAAGEPLPSAPAKRTEAQRAWAWLRGEAGVAAASIDSRARAALAELDGATVSTIHAFCTEILRRHPREAGVDPSFQIDEGASSDQIFEEEWESFLLEELRMESRRADLWRRALLLPGALDSVRSLARSLASFALPAMPLGPPVPAPLRDLFGDEAGAIRDRALQFVAKAAPMNRNMKDFLSATADLLNAFLKRGPEEMRLVTSPLSLDDYLKKKKIEPGAKLDPAEAAEASDIKRRGEALVALLARIDEPRVALLLEAAAPLAARARERLLATGLVTYDALLRLARNLIAENVPVRRALAARWRTILVDEFQDTDPLQYEILFFLCEEESTAARDAYAARLAPGRLFIVGDPKQSIYRFRGADIEAFQRAVGRVIECGGERLSLSVSYRSPAAILDPVNRIFSEWIGPRAGGEEAYEPEYEPIESAREDETAGGDPCVEIWSVPVEGSADDRRRGEAQAIASWISAAAGKKAATGTPLRFRDIAILFRALTPAPLYTQAMRNAGIPFVVEGGRDFYVRQEIGDLVSFLRAAVNPNDGASVLAVMRSPLGGVTDVELARYASAGGRLDRPDLSKAAACPGRRPKNSRGAGFRSRRR